From a region of the Mobula hypostoma chromosome 6, sMobHyp1.1, whole genome shotgun sequence genome:
- the si:dkey-10c21.1 gene encoding uncharacterized protein si:dkey-10c21.1: protein MEDIRRSKTSLVEWLTSDPDFILQIIQEDSLITQREYHKLKAENDPEKRIINLLDTIMGKGQSSCELFCQVLQKDKVKETYPQLIEWPSSKQQAPAGPMPSGQGAITADIHAAGGSFVVCPMIQTSQISTISIPVNFTSPRDNRNEVKNLGSTKETSVKELESKVIDKKSFLKANWANLVQKVKQVDELADQMMGCGLTNEMYSKIMACQTPEQKMRTLLGYVTTTDVASGHLFTALCTLNSYVMHELIQ, encoded by the exons ATGGAGGATATCCGAAGATCAAAAACAAGTCTTGTTGAATGGTTAACCAGCGATCCTGATTTTATTCTGCAAATAATACAAGAGGATTCCCTCATTACTCAGCGGGAATATCACAAGTTAAAGGCAGAAAATGATCCTGAAAAGAGAATCATAAACCTCCTTGATACAATAATGGGTAAAGGACAGTCTTCCTGTGAGCTGTTCTGTCAAGTTTTGCAGAAGGATAAAGTAAAGGAGACCTATCCACAACTGATTGAATGGCCTTCAAGTAAACAGCAAG CACCAGCCGGTCCTATGCCAAGTGGACAGGGAGCCATTACAGCTGATATCCATGCTGCTGGAGGTTCCTTCGTGGTGTGCCCCATGATCCAAACTAGTCAAATCTCAACTATTAGCATACCTGTAAATTTCACCTCACCCAGGGATAACAGGAATGAGGTAAAGAACCTAG GTTCCACAAAAGAAACAAGTGTTAAAGAATTGGAGAGCAAAGTGATAg ACAAGAAATCCTTTCTAAAAGCGAATTGGGCGAACCTGGTCCAGAAAGTGAAACAGGTTGACGAACTTGCAGATCAGATGATgggatgtggcctcaccaatgagaTGTATTCCAAGATCATGGCTTGTCAAACACCTGAACAGAAAATGAGAACGCTTCTCGGATATGTGACAACAACTGATGTGGCTTCGGGCCATCTGTTTACAGCATTGTGCACTTTAAATAGTTACGTCATGCATGAGctcattcaataa